A segment of the Solanum lycopersicum chromosome 9, SLM_r2.1 genome:
aaaaggaAGAGGAGGGTATATAACATTTTACTCAATACACattttgtgatattattttGTTCAATTAGTCATTGTACTCGCTCTCTGAtctatttatatgtatatgataggGAGCAAATGTGtataatgttaattttttctttgttttttctaaTATCAACTGCTGTACTAATCAGTTTTGCCTGTGATGTAGAAAGGTTTCAAAACTATGGGCGAAAGCGAAACTGTTGTAGCTCAAACCTCGTCAGTCACTGATTATATGTCTGCTGCTTATTCGTCAATAAATCCTGATGATGCTGGTGCCCACGCTTCTTCTGATGCTGGAAATGCTGGGGATCTGGCCACTTCATGTCCAAATGGCCCAGGGGAGTCAGCAGCTACTAATGTAGAAGCTGGAAACACTTATTCTACTGATGAAGTGTCTACCCAGCAAGAAGCTGCAACTGCTATGGCATATGACGTGAGCCAGGATCTTGCAGCTCTAGCAAATGCACCTGCAGGCTCATCCCAAGTTGCTGATTATGAATCTTCTGCAAATGGTAATACTGCTGAAGCAAGAGACATTGCAGCAGCTGGAATTGCTGAAAATGGGATTGCAGCAGACGTTCATGGAAGTTCCAATATGCATCAGCCAGAAGATGGCTTAGGTATAACTTTTAACTGTTCGGTATCCTTGTGTCATCATCTGTTGCAACTCCTGCAATTGTAAACTAATCAAGAACTTCATTAGATGTTAAGGGATGCGtattatcaatttaattagTCAGAAGAATCATAATACAAATGCATGATTCTAATATAAATCTTTTTGTAGACATTTGGATTAACTAGTTGATTTCCTATACAAAATCTGCATAAACTGAAAAGTTACGCTAGGATGCTACCATAGCGCGTCTCTATGTGAATGACTTTATTGGTTGGTAGTTGTTTGTTTTCCTCAGTAGTCTTTCACATTGCTACCAGCTGCTTTCCCCAGTCTATTTCCTTTTACTTCTTCCTGCAGCATGGTGTCTACTCCATCAATTTTGTTGTCTTTCTtaatctttcatttttttaaagttcgAAATTTCCTTCTATGTTTGTCCTTTTGTCCCGAATGTTAGTTGCATCAACAGGTAGTGTACTTACTAGCTATATTTTCTTTAGCAGCTTTATCTCCTGAAGAGGAAAGATTATGGAGCATAGTTAGGACAAATTCTTTAGACTTCAATGCTTGGACTGCCCTTATTGAGGAGACGGAGAAGATGTCGGAGGTACTTTTAACTGACCTTCTGTTAAGGGGATTTGTCATCTCGGCTTTCTTCATTTTCTGGTCTTCGTTTTTGTTTATTGAGAAAAGGGAGTttcttatcatttatatttcaatttgcTTTGCTTATTGTCCAACTGGTAAGAAACTATCTAGATAGGTACTGTCTTGTCTGATATTTTGCAAGAATTACACCTGACTTTCATGCTAGGGGGGAGGATAGCGTGTAGCACAAAATTTCTCAAGTACATATAATTTGGGTTATATTCCTGGCAAATAGTTTCTAAGCTATAAATTAATTGCCTATGCAAATTATTGCAGAAGCCGTGCCAAAAGCATTTTCTTGCCTTACCTTGtatctttttatgttttataacttCTCGTTAGCTAAGCTGAGTCTCCTGTTCTCAAAGAACAGAGCACTATGGTGTTGGTGGTATTCTGACTCTCTTCCCATCCATACCATGTGTTAATCTACTTGGGAATTTTTTTTGGTGGTGTCCATGTCTTAAGCTAAAATTACCACTGTTCCAGGATTGTAATCAGTGACACATACCAGCCAGAAGACACCATTTTTTCATTAGCAAGAGATTTAACAGTACAATAATGGTGGTGGTGTGAATGCTCTTATTCCTGTTACTTTCTGCACTTCCCTTTTTTGGTCCCTGAAGATTTGAtccattttcattaattaaagaGCTTTTTATTTCCATGAAGTCAAACTAGTAcacatttatataattgattttaatatgGTGTATCTTGGATGAGTTGCCTAACATTTAGCATGACTTAGTCATAGACTCATAGTTAAATTTCTCAATCTTTACACTAAGCAAACAAGCTCATATACAACATGGAGTGTGTATTGTTCTTTTGTAAGCAAATTTTCTATGGGTCAATTTTCTTGCTAAAATAAGCTTGTGGCTGTGATATCGCACAACTTGTGGTTACAAATTTCCTCAATGCTGGTTGTTTTGCATTGTGAAAATGTGTAGGGCAACATTTTGAAAATTCGGAAGGCTTATGATGCATTCTTGGCAGAATTTCCTCTGTGTTACGGTTATTGGAAGAAATTTGCAGATCATGAGGCACGTCTTGGCTCTGGTGACAAAGTTGTGGAGGTCTATGAACGAGCTGTTCAAGGTGTGACATATTCGGTAGATATGTGGTTGCACTATTGTGTTTTTGCTATAAGCACTTATGGAGATCCTGACACCATTAGAAGGTAATGCCATTGCTGATTTGATTTGTTCTAGTTTTATATGGGAGATCATCAGCACTAGATgcttataaattttttctttgtacCAAACTATATGATCTTTCAATGCTCTCTGACCTGATTTCAGCATGTCTGCAACAGCTCTTATTCATCTACATGGCGTAAGGTTTGTTTGGATTGCACTTCAGAATTGTATGACTGATGTGCAATCCACATGATTCTATGGCCTGCTTAGTAGCCATATGAATTTTCTTCAGgattcaattcaattttatggCCTTATTCTCCCCCTTATATTTTACCTGTCCTTAGGGCTGTGTATAGTCCTGTAGTTCTCCATGATATTTTGCTGTTATTACCGTCGCACATGAGATGTATCAATAAACACATTGCTGCTGAGAAGATCTCGTCAGTAAGGCTAAGATGCCCTCTCTGCACCTTCCATGGACATTGTAAGATTGTTTCGAGGAAGGTAAATGCAGCATATTTGTGGGAGTGTCTGCTCTTTGAGTGAATTAGTACTTTAGCTTGAACTCTCATGTACTGCATTTTCTAGAGCCCATGCAAAGGCATGCATGTGTTATTAATCTTATAGTACATTGTTCTGTTGGTTTGTTAGGTTATTTGAAAGAGGATTAGTGTATGTTGGAACAGACTACCTGTCCTTTCCACTTTGGGATAAGTACCTGGAGTATGAGTACACACAGCAGGCTTGGTCGAATGTTGCTGCTATCTACACACAGATATTGCAGAATCCAAATCAGCAGCTTGATCGCTATTTTGAAGGGTGATTATCTTCCTTGAAGCTTTATTTtgcattttcatattcattcaGGGCCTTCAGATTATCTGACAGTATCATTCTGCTTGTCTTGTGGAAAATACAacattacttatttaattatataaagaagCTTAATCCCGTTAGCGGTGTCTTTCATTGGTTTTACTTGTATAAACATATTGCTTTTGAAAACTTATGTGTTCAAGTATGGCAATAAGTTTTTGTCTGTGTGAAGGAATATTGTCAATTACTAGCAAGTGATCAATATAGCATATAATGCTAACCTGGGCCTGCTCTTACCTTTTAGTGAGAAACTATGGAGAGTTGAAGTTCCATGCTAGTTTTTAAAAATCCACCTGTAGGAGCATCAATCCTAGCTAATTCAGCTGGTGGTcttcaaatatatttcagaCAGGTCAACATGTACTATTTGAGGGTTTAATTATATACAGTTTCAGTGTAGTGAATTTTTTGTTGATACAAGAAAATTAGTTGATGTAAAACTGTTTCTTTCCATGGTAATTCTATCTGCAGTTTCAAGGAGTTGGTGGCTAGTAGGCCTCTAACAGAGTTACGAACTCCTGAAGAAGCTGCAGCTGCAGCTGCAGTAGAAGCTGGGGACGAACAGATTGAGGGTGAGGATAATCCTGGTTCTGAGCCTTCTAAACCTGTTAGTGCAAGCTTAAAAGATGCCGAGGAGTTGGAGAAGTATATCACCATTAGAGAAGAGATGTATAAGAAAGCTAAAGAGTTTGATTCTAAGATCATTGGTTTTGAAACATCTATAAGGAGGCCATATTTTCATGTGAGGCCTCTGAATGTCGCAGAGCTTGAAAATTGGCACAATTATCTTGACTTTATAGAAGGAGGAGATGACTTCAATAAGGTACTTGGGTTTGGTTATTTTGTGGATTtcagtttctctttatttgtagcTTTAGTTGCCTTGCTATACATTTATTTACAGTTAAAAATAGTATCTGCTGCCTCATTTGCTATATTGGCTAAATCATCGGAATGAAGCATCTTTTTAAACGGGATATTGAACTTGGACTAACGCATGGGCCATCCATTTGCTTTCTATACGGCTAAGTACTTCAAACCCTCATTTGTGAGTCGACGTTCTGGGTTCATGATCTGTTGTGTAGTGgaatatttgttttgaatttcCACTGTTATGCATGCAGGTGTGTTCTTATCTTCCTAACCATGTCAGGCTAGATAGGTCCCACCCTTTTGTATTAGAGGGGCCCTGTTCCACCAGCGGAGTACTCCTTGTGCATCATTCTTTAGTCCTTTTAGttttttgtgtaatttcttTATTGTGGCAGAGTGTAAATCTGCGTTAAGCCATTTGTTACTTGTGCAAGTTAGGTGGTCAAGCTGTATGAGAGATGTTTGATTGCGTGTGCCAATTATCCTGAATATTGGATTCGGTATGTTTCTTGCATGGAAATAAGTGGAAGTTTGGATCTTGCCGATAATGCCCTTGCTCGTGCCACTCAAGTCTTTGTTAAGGTAAAATCTTGGTCTCTTCCAACAAGATACACTCTTTGCTTTTAGGGGTCAACTTCTGCATCATATGcttgatagttttttttttttgacaaattataTGTCTCTTTGCTTGCCTGGTTTAGCAATTTAGTGGTTATTAATTGTTCATCTCAAAGTTTAGTATTAAAAGATATTGTAAGATTTCTCTTCCCTCATAAACTGTCTTTTCTATTGATTGAAATCAGTAAATATCTTttgaaaagtttatttttttttaaatatacaatGAGCACAAAGATCAAGCCAAAAAACTTACAAGCAACCTCAATTCCTTTACATTACTGCTGGAAGCTGAGAATTGCCAACATTCTATCCACCATTGTGTTTACATAAGTTGAGACCAAAAAAGCTAAATAGGAGATGCATCTACATATCAAGATATGAATTCCTTACATATCACCTCTCAAATGCAAAGTGGGATCGTATTCCAGATTCTATTCTTATGTTTCCCAATAACTTTTCTGTTCAACATTAATGAAGCTGCCTAACATATTGAAACCTGATATGTGAGCTACATTGTGACCATAAATTATTAGCATCCTCCCCATTCTTTTCACAAAGTAGGCGTCCGTAGACTCGTACAAAGGGGCATGCCTCCTCTGTAAAGACTGTTGAGTGAATACAGTTTCATGAGGAAGTGTCTAGCAAAAATGAGCTACCTTGTATGGTTCCCTTAGTCTTCCAAATAATGGGATCAGTATTTccctctttgttctttttataaaagaaatatcttgACATAGAAAGGTTGAGCTCCGGGGAAACCAACGGTGGCTGTAGTATGGAGTGGCTGCAATCATGGACAGAAATAATCAATAGTTCTTCCATCTCATCAAGTAAATTGTTGATTCATgaccaaaaaaaggtgtgcaaacTGTTGCCCCTTCGTGTTGCTTGCTTGCGAAGTTGCTCGGACTCGGGTGTGggctatgttgctcggactcgaGGGCAGGTATCTAAGATGGGTGCGAATCTGAGAGTTGGATTTggcaaaatataaattttaagttttggGGTTATGAATCCGAGTATGGATACGGTTGCGGGGATTCAACTAAAATgttcaatattataaaaatagattaTGAAGATGTTCTAAATTTGAGAGATATTTGTAGAATTCAATTTGGAGTCAAATGTAGCAATACTTATCCTAGTCTTATCTCCTAAACTATGATAaagctaaaaaaattatgtgtaaaTGATAATATTAAGATTTATTGTCCAAGTCATTAAGGGATTTTTACACTTCATAATAGTCCAACAAAGTCCACAACACTAATTATACAAAGATTAAGCCCATGAAATGTAAAATGTTATAAGAAGTTGTTGAGCCCAAATGTTTAGTTGCAAACCATGAAGGGTGAAGAAGACTATAAAAAAATCTACCCTagtttatatatcttatttcgTTTTCCTCGCTAGTCGCCACTGACTCTACGAATACAACATGACCTCAACCCTAGCTCATTCATACTGTCTCTCTCTCTGCAAAGATGCTAGTGAAGTTTGATCCATCTCAGGTCCCCTCTCTCTCTGCCAAAATGCCGccaaattttgatttgtttcAGGTCGTCAAGTTTTTTTGAAATTCTCAATTTCCCCCCAAATTTGTTCTCGACTCTGGTCAAAGTATCCGAATGGCATTGACCGAACCCGCACCCGCACCTGCACCAGTGTTGTGTCGAGACGGGTTCGACAGCCAAGATGAATAGTCTGTGCAACATAGTTGGATTTggcaaattttaatttcaagattcaGGGGTACGAATACGAGTATGATATGGGTGTGGGGATTCAgttaaaaatatacaatattatttatatagttaTGAAGATATTCTAATTTGAGAGATATGTAGTAATAAGCTTACATGTAATgattaaaactatttaaaagaATATGTAAAGATTCTGATCAAAGAATAAACAATTTAATAAAAGGGTTAATTATGTTCAATTAGTCATTTAaaggtataaattaattatcgaaaTTGACATGCTactaatgaatttttaaaataattataactccTTTTATAAGAAAGAAAGTCATAAATAGGACTTTAATATTTACTGTCAGTTTGACGATTTAAGAAATAAAAGCCTTAATACAATAAAGATGGTACAATTCATAATTAGAGTCATGTTcgtttctttgttctttttcaagatattATCTTTTGGCCGGTTCTCTTGTTTTGGCCTAAACATGAAGCAAACCCTATGAAAAAGTGGAATCAGATCTCGTGTCTTTAGAAGCTTGTCGCTGATCTGAAGACGTCGCCAGCAAAGTTCCTTTTGGCGACTGCGACTTCTGTTAGCTATTCTCTATCAACTTCGTCGGAGAAAATGTCGTCAACTTTCAGCAGCGATGAAACTGTTCTCTTCTTTCCCAAGTTTGTTCTCAATCCAGCACCCGTGCCCACACCAGTGTCGCGTCAAGATGGATTTGGCTGCAAAAACGAAGAGTCCGCAACATAGCTTGGTTGTCtgttatcttttaattttagcaTAGATTAGAGATGACTTGTCAATATATTTTCTAGATCGGGGTTGGAGATTGCCCCATCTGAATAATCTGAAATGAGCAGCTCATAAAGCTAATGCCGCAGTGTTGCACTGGTCATCTGCTGATAAACTCGCTTGCTTATCTGTCATCCTGTAGTCTCAGCATTGACATTGCTCTTTCGTAGATTTCTTAGCATTGAGAAGGTCTGGATTTAATGTGCTGGTTATTCTAGTTTACCCATGAGGTCGTAGGCAATCTTCTCAATtgaattttctttcaatgttaGTGCTGGGAATAATGGAGATAAGTTAAATAAGTGGAAGTgctaatttattataatttttgttgtcttttgacaaatttacatttttcttaCAAAATAGGTTTTTAAAGTAGTGAATCAAGTAGTCGTCGTTGATGAATTCCTTTTGGTTTCTAATGTTTTTTCACTCATGCTATATGTGATCCTCAAGGATTATAATAGGCTGTTTTTATTTGCCAAGAGTTTGAACTTGAAAGGGTGGAAACAAGTTGCTTTAGTTTCTAATGTCCATGAAGTATTTAATCCTGTGTACTGTGTAGAGCTGTTCCCTTGAGTGTTGCCCCTCAAACCTACTATATTGTATCATCAAACTCATTTGTCCATCTTTAACAGAGGCAACCAGAGATTCACCTTTTTGCTGCTCAATTGCGGGAGCAACGTGGCGATATTACTGGTGCTCGAGCTGCATATCAACTTGTGCATGCTGAAATATCACCTGGGCTTGTAGAAGCAATAATTAAGCATGCAAACATGGAACGTCGACTTGTAAGTTTGTTTTGGTCATGTACTATGGTTTCAGTACCAGCTTTGATTTTTGTTGACTTGTCCgatgtatcttttttttttttttttttttgaaggggAATCTTGATGATGCCTGTTCCATATACGAACAAGCTATTGCCATTGAAAAAGGGAAGGAACACTCACAGTGTCTGCCATTATTGTTTGCACAGTACTCTCGGTTTTGTTACTTGGTAAAGTTCTTTTTGTCTTGTGTTTccagtttttatatttttgactcAATTAATTGGTTACTGCCGTTTCAATCTTGTTGTAATGTACCCCTTCCCAGTTGTGGCAAACAGTTACAGATATTGCTCTCTTTCAGATGTTTGTGgaaattgatattaatattttgtttaccaatgtgcctcttttttgtttctttggtGGGTGGGAGCACGTGTCATTATCATTTCATATCtctccatttcaatttgtttggctTACTTTCGTTTTTAGTTGTTTGAAAGAATGTTTCTTTCTGAATTTGGCAACGCTTTAACTCCAACATCCCACAAGATTAAGGCTTTTGGTATATTATACGATATTTAGTTCAAGACTATAAGATTTACGAGTCCtatttactttcttaaactccatgCCCGGTAAAATTAAGGcacataaattgaaatggaggTAGTAACAgaaatatgtatgtattttcTGCTCATTGCAACATATGAATGTGGACATTCCCTGTGCACTTTGTAGAAGGTGGCTCCTCCTCCTGTGGCCTTGTAGATAACCATATGGAATGCTGTTAGTTGATTGGTCTAGGATGATATATGGAACTTCTACCTTGGAATGTTGCATTCATTGTATCTAGTTGTGGATATATGAGACTCCTGTTCTTTAAAATTGCAGCATATATTTCCAGAAATATGGAACTCCTGGTCCTTTCTTGAAATTTAGAAGTTATGGgtcaatattttcttgttcGTTTTCTCAATACTGTTATCCTAATTGACCAGTTCTCTCCTTTTTTGGTATAATATCTAGATGcatttccttattttgtttAGTTTAATCTCCAAATGGACTTCCCTATTCTACTTTTCATATTACTAAAGATATCTGTTTTGTGGAAGTGCATCAAGATAATTTATGGTGCAATACCGACCTATAATAGTGAAACAGTTATGACCATATCCTGTCACAATATTCTACTTATCAAATGATTCTCAATCATTTTAGTGATTTGTCCACTTTTACACTCTACACTGCCCTTTCGAAGGCTTTCCAgtagaaaaaaaatcagaataGTGTAAGCGCATGGAGTCATTAAGGGCGTTTCCTTGATACCCGGTATTATTGAGTGGTGATATTGTGG
Coding sequences within it:
- the LOC101247553 gene encoding pre-mRNA-processing factor 39-1 isoform X2; its protein translation is MGESETVVAQTSSVTDYMSAAYSSINPDDAGAHASSDAGNAGDLATSCPNGPGESAATNVEAGNTYSTDEVSTQQEAATAMAYDVSQDLAALANAPAGSSQVADYESSANGNTAEARDIAAAGIAENGIAADVHGSSNMHQPEDGLALSPEEERLWSIVRTNSLDFNAWTALIEETEKMSEGNILKIRKAYDAFLAEFPLCYGYWKKFADHEARLGSGDKVVEVYERAVQGVTYSVDMWLHYCVFAISTYGDPDTIRRLFERGLVYVGTDYLSFPLWDKYLEYEYTQQAWSNVAAIYTQILQNPNQQLDRYFEGFKELVASRPLTELRTPEEAAAAAAVEAGDEQIEGEDNPGSEPSKPVSASLKDAEELEKYITIREEMYKKAKEFDSKIIGFETSIRRPYFHVRPLNVAELENWHNYLDFIEGGDDFNKVVKLYERCLIACANYPEYWIRYVSCMEISGSLDLADNALARATQVFVKRQPEIHLFAAQLREQRGDITGARAAYQLVHAEISPGLVEAIIKHANMERRLGNLDDACSIYEQAIAIEKGKEHSQCLPLLFAQYSRFCYLVSGKAEKAREILDQAVENVQLSKPLLEALIHLESIQSLPKRVDLLDSLVDKFLVPSPENPNVASVDEREELSSIFLEFLDLFGDAVSIKKADDRHAKLFLRHRTSSDSKKRHAEDYIVSEKTKLAKSAVAATNPSAVGAYPGAQNQWPAGYGAQGQTWPQAAQAQSQQWNPGYAQQAAYGAYGSYGTGYAPPQAPAASVPSSGGYGAYPSTFPAQAFPQQNYAQPAGAAAGAATAALTPAPQATTVPPTAYYGSYY
- the LOC101247553 gene encoding pre-mRNA-processing factor 39-1 isoform X1; its protein translation is MGESETVVAQTSSVTDYMSAAYSSINPDDAGAHASSDAGNAGDLATSCPNGPGESAATNVEAGNTYSTDEVSTQQEAATAMAYDVSQDLAALANAPAGSSQVADYESSANGNTAEARDIAAAGIAENGIAADVHGSSNMHQPEDGLAALSPEEERLWSIVRTNSLDFNAWTALIEETEKMSEGNILKIRKAYDAFLAEFPLCYGYWKKFADHEARLGSGDKVVEVYERAVQGVTYSVDMWLHYCVFAISTYGDPDTIRRLFERGLVYVGTDYLSFPLWDKYLEYEYTQQAWSNVAAIYTQILQNPNQQLDRYFEGFKELVASRPLTELRTPEEAAAAAAVEAGDEQIEGEDNPGSEPSKPVSASLKDAEELEKYITIREEMYKKAKEFDSKIIGFETSIRRPYFHVRPLNVAELENWHNYLDFIEGGDDFNKVVKLYERCLIACANYPEYWIRYVSCMEISGSLDLADNALARATQVFVKRQPEIHLFAAQLREQRGDITGARAAYQLVHAEISPGLVEAIIKHANMERRLGNLDDACSIYEQAIAIEKGKEHSQCLPLLFAQYSRFCYLVSGKAEKAREILDQAVENVQLSKPLLEALIHLESIQSLPKRVDLLDSLVDKFLVPSPENPNVASVDEREELSSIFLEFLDLFGDAVSIKKADDRHAKLFLRHRTSSDSKKRHAEDYIVSEKTKLAKSAVAATNPSAVGAYPGAQNQWPAGYGAQGQTWPQAAQAQSQQWNPGYAQQAAYGAYGSYGTGYAPPQAPAASVPSSGGYGAYPSTFPAQAFPQQNYAQPAGAAAGAATAALTPAPQATTVPPTAYYGSYY
- the LOC101247553 gene encoding pre-mRNA-processing factor 39-1 isoform X3, which translates into the protein MDIVRLFRGRLFERGLVYVGTDYLSFPLWDKYLEYEYTQQAWSNVAAIYTQILQNPNQQLDRYFEGFKELVASRPLTELRTPEEAAAAAAVEAGDEQIEGEDNPGSEPSKPVSASLKDAEELEKYITIREEMYKKAKEFDSKIIGFETSIRRPYFHVRPLNVAELENWHNYLDFIEGGDDFNKVVKLYERCLIACANYPEYWIRYVSCMEISGSLDLADNALARATQVFVKRQPEIHLFAAQLREQRGDITGARAAYQLVHAEISPGLVEAIIKHANMERRLGNLDDACSIYEQAIAIEKGKEHSQCLPLLFAQYSRFCYLVSGKAEKAREILDQAVENVQLSKPLLEALIHLESIQSLPKRVDLLDSLVDKFLVPSPENPNVASVDEREELSSIFLEFLDLFGDAVSIKKADDRHAKLFLRHRTSSDSKKRHAEDYIVSEKTKLAKSAVAATNPSAVGAYPGAQNQWPAGYGAQGQTWPQAAQAQSQQWNPGYAQQAAYGAYGSYGTGYAPPQAPAASVPSSGGYGAYPSTFPAQAFPQQNYAQPAGAAAGAATAALTPAPQATTVPPTAYYGSYY